Within Mycobacterium heckeshornense, the genomic segment TCGGGCCTGCACTGGTACACCTGGATCGGGTTCAGCGTGTGGTTGGTGGTCGCGCTGATCTTCTATCTGCTGTGGGGTCGCCGGCACAGCGCACTCAATGACGACATCAACGACGAAATCGCAACCGTACTACCTGTTGAGGACATCGCGACGCCGAATAGCTGATCGGTCGGCGGCGTCGAGTGATCGATGCCTGATGGCAGTCCCGAAAATGTGCTCTGCCGTGGCGTCCGCCGTGTCCTTCGGGGAGCGGGTCGCCTGCGCGGTCGAGCAAACTCCTGCGGCGGCACCTTGTTGGTGGGACCATTTGCTGATGGACGACCAGGAGGACCCCGAGAAGCGCATCGCCGAGCTGGAACGGCAGCTGGCCGAGCAGACGCGCGCCGCCGAACTCGGTAGTCAACAGATCTCGGTGTCCAGAAGCGACGAGACGCCCCGGACGCCACCCGTAGCGCCCACTCCGGCGTCACCAACGCCAGACAGCAGCGCAGGTTTCCCGCGATGGCGACGCAGCGGCCCGCTGCCCCGGTGGCGCTTGGTTTGGATATTGGTGGCCTTCTGGGTGGTCATGATCGCGGTGGGAAATGGTGTGAGTCGGATTTTCACGCACGTGAGCCACTATTCTTCTCCCCCCTCGTCCTCAACGATGCTTCCGTTAACCGGTGGGCCCAGCGCCTCGTCTGTTGCGCCGCAGCCCTTTCCGAGCGAGCTGACGGTCGGGCGCGGTGGGGTGCTCAGCCTCGGCGGTAACGGAAGATCGCAAACCGTCTCATGCAACGACGGCACGCTGAATCTGTCCGGCAACAACAACACATTCACGGTCACCGGTCACTGTCTTAGGCTACAAGTTTCAGGCAACTACACCCATGTAACGATCGACAGTGCCGACACGATCGACGCCGGCGGCATCTACACTGTGACGATTTATCATTCGGGCACGCCGACGATCAACAAGTCGGGGATCGATGTTACCGTCAGCCAGGGCTGACCGGGCGGTGAGTGTCTCGGTTGGCACAGCGGTAACCACAGTGAAACCGCCTGATTGCCGGGTGCGGCGTGTCATCCGGCCCTGTGGTCCCGTTCTGCCCTGTAAGCCAGGCGTTTTCAGCGTCTAGTCTGTCTTCTGCCACGGCTGACAGCTGTGCGTCAGAAACGCCGCGTCACCCGGCTGGAGCGCCACTACCTGAGGGCCGGTGCTGATGTTGTTGTCGATGATGTCGGTCGGATTGAGGCTGTTCAGCCTGGCCCAATAGCAATCGGACTCTCCTTCACTGCTCCGCCCGGCCGAGCGGTAGGTGCCCAGCACGATATCGGTACCCACTCGATATGTGCCGTCGGTTTCCATGACCGTTTTTGGGATCGGTGTCGCCGGTGGTGTGTAGGTCACCGTTACGGTTTTGGTGATCACCGGCTGCACCGTCGACGTCACCGTGGCAGCTAGCTCGCTCGACCGCACGCAACCTGAGAGAAGTATCGCCGTTGCCGCAATGACGGTGTTCTTCCCGGGCACTGAAGGAGGGTAAAGCACAGAAGCGCCGTCATGACACCGTTTTCAGGTGAAGCCGAAACGACCCGTCGCGGTTGCTGAGCGCACAGCCGCGACACGCAATAGTTAAAACTGCAGGGCTGAAGCTTTCGCGGGGCGGCATACGCCCACCTGTCGTCCACAGCGCGTTACGGTGGATCGCCATGCTGGTCTTGGCCGCGTCCACGGGTCTCGGTCAGTCGGATTGCGAGCGAATCGTCACCGGTGCGCTGGCTCAGCCCGTCCTGGCTGTCACGAGCCTGGCCTACGCCGTCGCCGGGATGACCGTGCTGTGCTGGGCCGCGCGGGTCAGGGCGCCGCTGGCCGGGGCCGCCGGAGCTGCGCTTGTGGTGGTCGGGGCGGGCAGCTTCGCCTACCACGGGCCCCAACCGTCGTGGGCGAAGGTCGCCCATGACTGGTCGATCGCCGCCGCAGGAGCGGTGTACGCCGTGGGCCTGACCCGAAGCCGGCCACGGTGGTCGGCGTGGACAGGACCGGCCGGGGTCTTCACGCTAGGGCTGGCCGCCTATGTCGCCGGGCGTTCCAGGTCGCCGCTATGCCGGCCGGACAGCCTGTGGCAGTTCCACGGCGTCTGGCATGTGCTCTCCGCCGCTGCCGCGGCTTGGGCCGCACCGGCGCTGGCGCCGGACCCGCGGGTTGGCGTCCGCTGGCGCAGGTAGCCGGCGGCACGTTGCAGTCGCACCTGACCTGCGTCGGGCTGACAGGATTTGAACCTGCGACCACTTGACCCCCAGGTACCGGCAGGGCCTTCGCCGGCCTTCGCTCACTACCTATTTGTGCAGGTGGAGGGAGTTTGGCGGTGTGGGCGAAGGCGGGCGAAAACCCCCAAAATGAGCCGCGTTGCCATCCGCGTTGCCATCCACGCGGTCGCGTCACTGGATCTTGTCGTGCTTCGCCAAATTGTGCCGCGCACACATCAACTGGATGTTCTGGGCTACGAGCGAGGAGCCGCCGCGCGAGTACGGGATGATGTGGTCGAAGTGCAAGTTGTCGGTGCTTCCGCACTCGACACACTTGCCTTCGTCCCGCTTCCACACGGCCAGCTTCACGTCCGTTGGAATGAGTCGGTTCTGCTCTAGACGCGGCTCGCGCGAGTCGACAAGCGGCGTCGCATCTGGATCGACCTCGAGCCGAAATTTGAACACCAATCGCTCGTTGGACTCTTCCCGCCAGCCATCTACAAGCCTGAACGTGCCGTTGAATGTCCAGATGCCGGTGCGCATTTTTTCGTACACGCGAACGCGCTCCGGCGGCATCCCCAGCTCGCGGTGTTGTGACGCAGCCTGCAGGAATAATCCGTTCTGGGTTAGCGTGCCTCCTGGCCCGCGCTCAGGCTGGTCGAGCGTCTTCGGGTCCGGACCGCCCCGGGTTTGTGGCCTGTCGTGGCCTTCGTAGATAAGGACACGACCGTCCTCTTCGATTCGATCGTCGCGAGGTGCGC encodes:
- a CDS encoding HNH endonuclease, encoding MNFGTSGRLSIILMSRRPGAPRDDRIEEDGRVLIYEGHDRPQTRGGPDPKTLDQPERGPGGTLTQNGLFLQAASQHRELGMPPERVRVYEKMRTGIWTFNGTFRLVDGWREESNERLVFKFRLEVDPDATPLVDSREPRLEQNRLIPTDVKLAVWKRDEGKCVECGSTDNLHFDHIIPYSRGGSSLVAQNIQLMCARHNLAKHDKIQ
- a CDS encoding DUF3060 domain-containing protein, translating into MDDQEDPEKRIAELERQLAEQTRAAELGSQQISVSRSDETPRTPPVAPTPASPTPDSSAGFPRWRRSGPLPRWRLVWILVAFWVVMIAVGNGVSRIFTHVSHYSSPPSSSTMLPLTGGPSASSVAPQPFPSELTVGRGGVLSLGGNGRSQTVSCNDGTLNLSGNNNTFTVTGHCLRLQVSGNYTHVTIDSADTIDAGGIYTVTIYHSGTPTINKSGIDVTVSQG